From the genome of Deltaproteobacteria bacterium:
TGAAGGCCGGCGTACCGCTCGCGCTCGGGCGGCTTCCGGAGGAGGCGGCGCGCGTCGTGCTCGCCCGCGCGGCGGAGGTCGGCGCGCCGGTCGCCCGGGTGGGTACCGACGCCGCGCTCGGGGAGGCCCCGGGCGGGCTCGCCTTCCGCGGCCCGGGCGCCAGCTGGGACCACTTGAGCCTGGCGCTCCCCGGGGTCTTCCAGCGCGACAATGCCGCCGTAGCCCTGACGGCGCTCGCGCTCGTGCGCGAGCGCTTCCCGTGCGCACCGGAGGCGGTGCGCGCCGGTCTCGCCGCGGTGCGCTGGCCCGGGCGGCTGGCCGTCCTCCGCGAGCGGCCGCTCGTCGTCGTCGACGGGGCCCACAATCCCGCGGGCGCCGCGGCGCTCGCCGCGGAGCTGCCGGGCGTCGCGGGCGAGCGGCGGGTCGTCCTCGTGTTCGCGGTGATGGCCGACAAGGACTGGCGCGCGATGCTCGAGCCGCTGCTCGAGCGTTCCGCGCGTGTGATCGTCACCCGGGTCGGCCGCCGCGCGGCCGACCCGCAGGCCCTCGCCGACGCGCTCCAGGGGCGCGTGCCCGCCCTGGCGGTCGACGATGCGCCGACCGCGCTGCGCGCGGCGCTCTCCTCGGCCGGCCCCGACGAGGCCGTGCTCGTGACCGGCTCGCTCTTCCTCGTCGGCGAGGCGTACGCCGAGCTGGGCGGCCGGCGCGCGCTCTTCGAGCCCTGGCAGCCCCCGGGGTCGGGTGCTACAGAGGCGGCCTCATGAGGCTCGGGTGGGC
Proteins encoded in this window:
- a CDS encoding bifunctional folylpolyglutamate synthase/dihydrofolate synthase, giving the protein MGAALARRGYPEARWPALHVAGTNGKGSTAAMLDAVLTAAGYRTGLYTSPHLVDFVERIRMGGRTIPRAAVVELVAALRADLEAAGIVLTHFEFATLIAFEWFARVGIDVGVIEVGLGGRLDATNLVRPAVTAITSIALDHEAWLGHDLAAIAAEKAGILKAGVPLALGRLPEEAARVVLARAAEVGAPVARVGTDAALGEAPGGLAFRGPGASWDHLSLALPGVFQRDNAAVALTALALVRERFPCAPEAVRAGLAAVRWPGRLAVLRERPLVVVDGAHNPAGAAALAAELPGVAGERRVVLVFAVMADKDWRAMLEPLLERSARVIVTRVGRRAADPQALADALQGRVPALAVDDAPTALRAALSSAGPDEAVLVTGSLFLVGEAYAELGGRRALFEPWQPPGSGATEAAS